The following are from one region of the Novipirellula artificiosorum genome:
- a CDS encoding family 43 glycosylhydrolase, which yields MKWSDVSRLGRPLAKDPSVIRYEDRYLMYFSLPPFDRRMAKADAPKGWSIGIAESTDLNQWAKVAELWPAQSCDQNGLCAPGAIVLGGKVHLFYQTYGNGAKDAICHAISDDGVHFTRDPSNPIFRPSGDWNAGRAIDAEVFPVGDKLMLYFATRDPGMKIQMVGVAAADLASDLSRERWIQLTDGPILKPELPWEGHCIEAPTVLRRGETLYMFYAGDYNNGPQQIGVATSRDGIAWKRMFDRPLVPNGPEGQWNASESGHPGIFVDQDGATHLFFQGNSDQGKTWWLARVAIEWVDGRPVVAALPDRPPKPTRSPSQ from the coding sequence ATGAAGTGGTCCGATGTTTCGCGTCTCGGTCGGCCGTTGGCGAAAGACCCAAGCGTGATTCGCTATGAAGATCGATACTTGATGTACTTCTCGCTCCCACCATTTGACCGCCGTATGGCAAAGGCGGATGCGCCCAAAGGCTGGTCGATCGGAATTGCGGAAAGTACGGACCTCAACCAGTGGGCCAAAGTTGCCGAGTTGTGGCCTGCACAGTCGTGCGATCAAAACGGGCTTTGTGCTCCGGGCGCGATCGTGCTTGGTGGCAAGGTGCATCTGTTCTACCAAACCTACGGAAACGGGGCCAAGGATGCGATTTGCCACGCCATTTCGGATGATGGGGTCCACTTCACACGTGATCCAAGCAACCCAATCTTTCGCCCTAGCGGTGACTGGAATGCTGGCAGGGCCATTGATGCGGAGGTGTTTCCCGTTGGGGACAAGCTGATGCTTTATTTCGCAACCCGCGACCCGGGCATGAAAATCCAAATGGTAGGTGTTGCTGCGGCGGATCTCGCAAGCGACTTGAGTCGCGAGCGATGGATCCAACTCACGGACGGGCCCATCTTGAAGCCGGAGTTGCCCTGGGAAGGTCATTGTATCGAGGCACCAACGGTGTTGCGTCGTGGCGAAACCCTCTACATGTTCTATGCTGGAGATTACAACAACGGCCCTCAGCAAATTGGTGTCGCAACCAGCCGCGATGGTATCGCTTGGAAGCGGATGTTTGATCGCCCGCTGGTTCCTAACGGTCCTGAGGGGCAATGGAATGCTTCGGAGTCAGGGCATCCGGGCATTTTTGTGGACCAAGACGGTGCCACGCATTTGTTTTTTCAAGGTAACAGCGATCAAGGTAAGACGTGGTGGCTCGCACGTGTCGCAATTGAATGGGTCGATGGCCGCCCCGTGGTCGCGGCGTTGCCGGACCGGCCGCCTAAGCCAACTCGCTCGCCATCACAATGA